One Streptomyces sp. B21-105 genomic region harbors:
- a CDS encoding NAD(P)/FAD-dependent oxidoreductase, which yields MVDADQTFVIVGGGLAGAKAAETLRAEGFTGRVILICDERDHPYERPPLSKGYLLGKEPREKVFVHEPAWYAQNDIELHLGQTVDAIDRTAKTVRFGDDGTLVHYDKLLLVTGAEPRRLDIPGTDLAGVHHLRRLAHAERLKGVLAALGRDNGHIVIAGAGWIGLEIAAAAREYGAEVTVVEPEPTPLYGVLGPELGSVFADLHREHGVRFHFGARLTEIVGQDGMVLAARTDDGQEHPAHDVLAAIGAAPRTALAEAAGLEMADRAHGGGVAVDTTLRTSDPDIYAAGDVASFPHGLFDTRLRVEHWANALNGGPAAARAMLGKDVAYDRVPYFFSDQYDLGMEYSGWAPPGSYDEVVIRGDAAKREFIAFWVKSGRVLAGMNVNVWDVTEPIQKLITARTPVDTEALADPHVPLDGLLP from the coding sequence GTGGTCGACGCGGATCAGACATTCGTCATCGTCGGAGGAGGCCTGGCCGGCGCGAAGGCGGCCGAAACGCTGCGAGCGGAGGGCTTCACCGGCCGCGTGATACTGATCTGCGACGAACGCGACCACCCCTACGAGCGGCCGCCGCTCTCCAAGGGCTACCTGCTCGGCAAGGAGCCGCGCGAAAAGGTCTTCGTGCACGAGCCCGCCTGGTACGCGCAGAACGACATCGAGCTGCACCTCGGCCAGACCGTCGACGCGATCGACCGCACCGCCAAGACGGTCCGCTTCGGCGACGACGGCACCCTCGTCCACTACGACAAGCTGCTGCTGGTCACCGGCGCCGAGCCGCGCCGCCTGGACATCCCCGGCACCGACCTGGCCGGCGTGCACCATCTGCGCCGGCTCGCGCACGCCGAGCGCCTCAAGGGCGTCCTCGCCGCCCTCGGCCGGGACAACGGCCACATCGTGATCGCCGGCGCCGGCTGGATCGGCCTGGAGATCGCGGCGGCGGCCCGCGAGTACGGCGCCGAGGTCACCGTCGTCGAACCCGAGCCGACGCCGCTGTACGGGGTCCTCGGCCCCGAGCTCGGCAGCGTCTTCGCCGACCTGCACCGCGAGCACGGCGTCCGCTTCCACTTCGGCGCCCGGCTCACCGAGATCGTCGGGCAGGACGGCATGGTCCTCGCCGCCCGCACCGACGACGGCCAGGAGCACCCGGCGCACGACGTCCTCGCGGCGATCGGCGCGGCCCCGCGCACCGCCCTCGCCGAGGCGGCCGGCCTGGAGATGGCCGACCGCGCCCACGGCGGCGGCGTCGCCGTGGACACGACGCTGCGCACCTCGGACCCCGACATCTACGCCGCCGGCGACGTCGCGTCGTTCCCGCACGGCCTGTTCGACACCCGGCTGCGCGTCGAGCACTGGGCGAACGCCCTGAACGGCGGGCCGGCGGCCGCCCGGGCGATGCTCGGCAAGGACGTCGCGTACGACCGTGTGCCGTACTTCTTCTCCGACCAGTACGACCTGGGCATGGAGTACAGCGGCTGGGCGCCGCCCGGCTCGTACGACGAGGTCGTGATCCGTGGCGACGCGGCCAAGCGCGAGTTCATCGCGTTCTGGGTGAAGTCGGGCAGGGTGCTGGCCGGCATGAACGTGAACGTGTGGGACGTCACGGAGCCCATCCAGAAGCTGATCACCGCCCGGACCCCGGTGGACACGGAGGCACTGGCCGACCCCCACGTCCCCCTGGACGGTCTCCTCCCGTGA
- a CDS encoding deoxyguanosinetriphosphate triphosphohydrolase has translation MEGTAHPDTAYDPTSVARWASEPDKRPGRTAFQRDRARVLHSSALRRLAAKTQVVTPGERSPEWDATPRTRLTHSLECAQVGRELGAALGCDPDLVEAACLSHDLGHPPFGHNGEQALNDFAQDCGGFEGNAQSLRLLTRIEPKRFTEEGSVGLNLTRAALDAATKYPWPRGGHPTDAGSPKFGVYDDDRPVFDWVRQDAPGTRTCFEAQVMDWADDVAYSVHDVEDGLHAGHIDPNCLHAEPERQEIFRVAVGRYVPAGTDPAELEAALDRLQDQEWWPHGYDGTAVAQARLKDATSQLIGRFCLAAEGATRARHHAGRLTRYGAELVVPHETRLECAVLKAVADRYVMQRAEQERLRADQRVVIGELAEALTARAPDGLDPQFRALFDRAADDRARKRVVVDQIASLTDASARSLHRRLTARTRR, from the coding sequence ATGGAAGGCACCGCACACCCCGACACCGCCTATGACCCGACGTCAGTCGCCCGCTGGGCTTCCGAGCCCGACAAACGCCCCGGCCGTACCGCCTTCCAACGCGACCGCGCGCGCGTCCTGCACTCGTCGGCGCTCAGAAGGCTCGCGGCCAAGACGCAGGTGGTCACCCCGGGTGAGCGCAGCCCGGAGTGGGACGCGACGCCGCGCACCCGCCTCACGCACTCCCTCGAGTGCGCCCAGGTCGGCCGGGAGCTGGGGGCGGCCCTCGGCTGCGACCCGGACCTGGTCGAGGCGGCCTGTCTCTCCCACGACCTCGGCCATCCGCCCTTCGGCCACAACGGCGAGCAGGCCCTCAACGACTTCGCGCAGGACTGCGGCGGCTTCGAGGGCAACGCCCAGTCGCTGCGCCTGCTGACCAGGATCGAGCCCAAGCGTTTCACCGAGGAGGGCTCCGTGGGCCTCAACCTCACCCGGGCCGCCCTCGACGCCGCCACCAAGTACCCCTGGCCGAGGGGCGGCCACCCCACCGACGCAGGCTCGCCCAAGTTCGGCGTCTACGACGACGACCGGCCCGTCTTCGACTGGGTCCGCCAGGACGCCCCCGGCACGCGCACGTGCTTCGAGGCGCAGGTCATGGACTGGGCCGACGACGTGGCGTACTCCGTCCACGACGTGGAGGACGGCCTGCACGCGGGCCACATCGACCCCAACTGCCTGCACGCCGAACCGGAACGCCAGGAGATCTTCCGGGTCGCCGTCGGCCGCTACGTGCCCGCGGGCACCGACCCGGCCGAGCTCGAAGCCGCCCTCGACCGCCTCCAGGACCAGGAGTGGTGGCCGCACGGCTACGACGGCACGGCGGTCGCCCAGGCCCGCCTCAAGGACGCCACCAGCCAGCTCATCGGCCGCTTCTGCCTCGCCGCAGAGGGCGCCACCCGCGCCCGGCACCACGCCGGCCGCCTCACCCGTTACGGCGCCGAACTCGTCGTCCCGCACGAGACGCGCCTGGAGTGCGCGGTCCTCAAGGCGGTCGCCGACCGGTACGTCATGCAGCGCGCCGAGCAGGAACGCCTGCGCGCCGACCAGCGCGTCGTCATCGGCGAACTCGCCGAGGCCCTCACCGCCCGCGCCCCCGACGGCCTCGACCCCCAGTTCCGCGCGCTGTTCGACCGGGCCGCCGACGACCGCGCCCGCAAACGCGTCGTCGTCGACCAGATCGCGTCCCTCACCGACGCCTCCGCCCGCTCGCTCCACCGCCGTCTGACGGCACGCACCAGACGCTGA